The following proteins are co-located in the Anser cygnoides isolate HZ-2024a breed goose chromosome 2, Taihu_goose_T2T_genome, whole genome shotgun sequence genome:
- the LOC106030657 gene encoding myelin P2 protein — MCNRFVGTWKLVSSENFDDYMKELGVGLATRKLGGLAKPDVIISMKGDIVNIRTESTFKNTEISFKLGQQFDETTADDRKVKSVVTLEKGSLVQVQKWNGKETTIKRRLVDGKMVVECAMKGVVCTRVYQRV, encoded by the exons ATGTGTAACCGATTTGTGGGAACCTGGAAACTCGTCTCCAGTGAAAATTTTGATGACTATATGAAAGAACTAG GAGTGGGCTTAGCTACCCGGAAACTAGGTGGCTTAGCAAAGCCTGATGTGATCATCAGTATGAAAGGGGACATAGTAAACATCAGAACTGAAAGCACCTTCAAAAATACAGAGATCTCTTTCAAACTGGGCCAGCAGTTTGATGAAACGACAGCAGATGACCGGAAAGTTAAG AGTGTTGTAACCTTGGAGAAAGGGTCATTGGTGCAAGTGCAGAAGTGGAACGGCAAAGAAACCACAATAAAGAGAAGACTGGTTGATGGGAAAATGGTGGTG GAGTGCGCCATGAAAGGGGTTGTCTGCACTAGAGTCTACCAAAGAGTGTGA